The following are from one region of the Haliaeetus albicilla chromosome 24, bHalAlb1.1, whole genome shotgun sequence genome:
- the USP19 gene encoding ubiquitin carboxyl-terminal hydrolase 19 isoform X7 has protein sequence MSSSTNAPGQRRVSRGLDDATNKKKQKDRANQESKEVSRPELEQAETAQEKDSEEELLLDWKQNADEIIVKLNLGSGALKVEDVDAAFTDTDCVVKLPDGRQWSCQFYEEIESSCSKVQCKKGNFLQLVLQKKIPLHTWSSLLKRRKDGSKELAKGTTCWENGKEKAASAELAPEEPRAEGAEPPRSRREPSNPKRAPGRSEALGGKSPASPGTQSGPSAKRAVYLKVAPTEEEPNARVTGSVEPSKGHSGRAGSRRNGRASQVDAPTALADLAPPLEKAVVLAKESVPVEMPPLAATTEVFPHRVATCVEKRVLQPGSPAEALRGRDCTPVLGESSKTVPAATPPPSRDGEKRDWSKDDVALEAAADEPEPFVSLTFVKNDSYEKGNDLVVVHVYVKEIHKETSKVLFREQDFTLVFQTSDTNFLRLHPGCGPHTVFRWQVKLRNLIEPDQCTYNFTMSRIDVCLKKRQSQRWGGLEAPATRGAVGGAKVAMPTGPTPLDKNPPGSNQHPLSSKEEARASDKEKPRVEDGGLDGVAARTAPEHVAVKQEPHIPSPKPTCMVPPMTHSPVSTESVEDDEDEDEKKKVCLPGFTGLVNLGNTCFMNSVIQSLSNTRELRDYFHDRSFESEINYNNPLGTGGRLAIGFAMLLRALWKGTHHAFQPSKLKAVVASKASQFTGYAQHDAQEFMAFLLDGLHEDLNRIQNKPYTETVDSDGRPDEVVAEEAWQRHKMRNDSFIVDLFQGQYKSKLVCPVCSKVSITFDPFLYLPVPLPQKQKVLTVYYFAKEPHKKPIKFLVSISKENSSAMEVLDSVAHSVRVKPENLRLAEVIKNRFHRMFLPSNSLDTVSPTDLLLCFEVLSPELAKERVVELQVQQRPQVPSGPVAKCAACQKKQLPEDEKLRRCTRCYRVGYCNVACQKTHWPDHKALCRPENIGFPFLISVPESRLTYARLAQLLEGYARYSVSVFQPPFQLGRMSPDQGLQPLLPDKLDPLAKSSCAAATSAPELGDVDRATSLLQEPPLSPAVPELHLELGDTGTVRSKVLAARSSLLSLDSGFSEHMESQGDSCCEKEPSYERALKPEAAIPGYQHTPDSLSARATQFYINKIDAANREHKLEDKGDTPLELTDDCSLALVWKNNERLKEFVLVESKELECVEDPGSASEAARAGHFTLEQCLNLFTKPEVLAPEEAWYCPKCKQHREASKQLMLWRLPNVLIIQLKRFSFRSFIWRDKINDMVDFPVRSLDLSKFCIGRKGEQQLPMYDLYAVINHYGGMIGGHYTAYARLPNDKNSQRSDVGWRLFDDSTVTTVDESQVVTRYAYVLFYRRRNSPVERPLPGHPPDHRTERTPSAEAAASQGLPPVPFGSGLAPEGAPALAAEGLPERFTSPTERPAPSYSSMEEVD, from the exons AGTTCTATGAGGAAATTGAGAGCTCCTGCAGCAAGGTCCAGTGCAAGAAGGGCAACTTTCTACAGCTTGTGCTTCAGAAGAAGATCCCACTCCATACCTGGTCTTCGCTTCTG aagagaaggaaagacgGATCCAAAGAGCTGGCCAAAGGGACCACATGCTGGGAGAATGGGAAGGAGAAggctgcttctgcagagctggccCCTGAAGAGCCAAGGGCTGAAGGTGCAGAACCGCCAAGGTCCCGCCGGGAGCCCTCCAACCCCAAGCGCGCTCCAGGAAGAAGTGAGGCTCTGGGAGGGAAAAGCCCAgccagcccagggacacagagcggcCCCAGCGCCAAGCGGGCAGTATACCTCAAAGTGGCTCCCACTGAAGAGGAGCCAAATGCCAGAGTCACTGGGAGCGTGGAGCCCAGCAAAGGGCACAGCGGGagggcaggcagccgccgcAATGGCAGAGCCAGCCAGGTTGATGCGCCCACAGCCCTCGCAGACCTCGCACCGCCACTGGAGAAG GCTGTGGTTTTGGCCAAGGAAAGTGTTCCTGTGGAGATGCCACCTCTCGCAGCTACCACAGAGGTGTTCCCCCACCGTGTTGCCACCTGTGTGGAGAAGAGGGtcctgcagccaggcagccctgctgaggCCTTGCGGGGCCGGGACTGCACACCTGTCCTGGGAGAGAGCTCTAAGACTGTCCCAGCAGCCACCCCTCCCCCGAGCAGAGACGGTGAGAAGAGGGACTGGTCCAAGGATGATGTGGCTCTGGAAGCAGCGGCTGATG AGCCAGAGCCTTTTGTGAGCCTGACCTTTGTCAAGAATGACTCATACGAGAAGGGCAATGACCTGGTGGTAGTGCACGTCTACGTGAAGGAGATCCACAAGGAGACGTCCAAGGTGTTATTCCGGGAGCAAGACTTCACCCTGGTGTTCCAGACAAG TGACACAAACTTCCTTCGCCTCCATCCTGGCTGTGGGCCCCACACAGTGTTCCGGTGGCAGGTGAAGCTCAG GAACCTTATTGAGCCAGACCAGTGCACGTACAACTTCACGATGTCTCGCATTGATGTCTGCCTGAAGAAACGCCAGAGCCagcgctggggggggctggaaGCTCCAGCCACACGAG GTGCAGTGGGTGGTGCAAAGGTTGCCATGCCTACAGGCCCTACCCCTCTGGACAAGAACCCCCCGGGCAGTAACCAGCACCCCCTGTCCAGCAAGGAGGAGGCCCGAGCCAGTGACAAAGAGAAGCCGCGTGTGGAAGATGGCGGACTGGATGGCGTGGCAGCCCGTACAGCCCCAGAGCATGTGGCAGTGAAGCAAGAGCCGCACATCCCCTCG CCCAAACCAACGTGCATGGTGCCACCAATGACACACAGCCCTGTGAGCACCGAGAGCGTGGAGGATGATGAGGATGAGGACGAGAAGAAGAAGGTCTGCCTGCCTGGCTTCACGGGGCTGGTGAACCTGGGCAACACCTGCTTCATGAACAGCGTCATCCAGTCCCTGTCTAACACCCGGGAACTGCGCGACTACTTCCATG ATCGGTCCTTTGAGTCTGAAATCAACTACAACAACCCGCTGGGGACGGGGGGACGCCTGGCCATTGGCTTTGCCATGCTGCTGCGAGCGCTGTGGAAGGGCACGCAccatgccttccagccctctAAACTGAAG GCAGTCGTGGCCAGCAAGGCCAGCCAGTTCACTGGCTATGCCCAGCACGATGCTCAGGAGTTCATGGCCTTCCTGCTCGATGGCCTGCATGAAGACCTCAACCGCATCCAGAACAAGCCCTACACAGAGACTGTTGACTCGGATGGGAGGCCTGACGAG GTGGTAGCTGAGGAGGCCTGGCAGCGACACAAGATGAGGAATGACTCTTTCATTGTGGACCTCTTCCAGGGCCAGTACAAATCCAAGCTGGTGTGCCCAGTGTGTTCCAAG GTGTCCATCACCTTTGACCCCTTCCTGTACCTCCCCGTGCCCCTCCCGCAGAAGCAGAAGGTGCTGACCGTCTACTACTTTGCAAAGGAACCGCACAAGAAACCCATCAAG TTCCTCGTGAGTATCAGCAAGGAGAACTCCAGTGCCATGGAGGTACTTGACTCAGTGGCCCACAGCGTGCGCGTGAAACCAGAGAACCTGCGCCTGGCAGAG GTGATCAAGAATCGCTTCCACCGCATGTTCCTGCCATCCAACTCGCTGGACACAGTCTCCCCcacagacctgctgctctgcttcGAGGTGCTGTCCCCAGAGCTGGCCAAGGAGCGGGTGGTCGAGCTGCAGGTCCAGCAG CGTCCACAGGTGCCCAGTGGCCCCGTCGCCAAGTGTGCGGCCTGCCAGAAGAAGCAGCTGCCAGAGGATGAGAAGCTCAGGCGCTGCACGAGGTGCTATCGAGTCGGTTACTGCAACGT GGCATGTCAGAAAACACACTGGCCAGACCACAAGGCTTTGTGCCGCCCCGAGAACATCGGTTTCCCCTTCCTCATCAGTGTGCCAGAGTCCCGCCTCACCTATGCCCGCCTGGCCCAACTGCTGGAGGGCTACGCAAG GTACTCAGTCAGCGTGTTCCAGCCTCCATTCCAGCTGGGCCGGATGTCACCAGaccaggggctgcagcctctgctcccaGACAAGCTGGACCCCCTGGccaaaagcagctgtgcagcagcCACCTCTGCCCCTGAGCTGGGGGACGTGGATAGGGCTACCAGCCTCCTGCAGGAGCCCCCGCTCTCGCCAGCTGTGCCTGAGCTGCACCTGGAGCTGGGGGACACTGGCACTGTCCGGAGCAAGGTCCTGGCAGCTAGGAGTTCCCTGTTGAGCTTGGATTCGGGCTTCTCTGAGCACATGGAGTCGCAGGGCGACAGCTGTTGTGAGAAGGAGCCATCCTATGAGAGAGCACTCAAGCCAGAAG CTGCCATCCCTGGGTACCAGCACACTCCAGACTCACTGAGCGCCCGTGCCACGCAGTTTTACATCAACAAGATCGATGCTGCCAACCGAGAGCACAAGCTGGAAGATAAAG GTGACACCCCCCTGGAGCTGACAGATGACTGCTCCCTTGCCCTGGTGTGGAAGAACAATGAACGCCTCAAGGAATTTGTGTTGGTGGAGTCCAAGGAGCTGGAGTGCGTGGAGGACCCAGGCTCGGCCAGTGAAGCAGCCCGGGCTGGCCACTTCACCCTGGAGCAGTGCCTCAATCTCTTCACCAAGCCCGAAGTCCTGGCCCCGGAAGAAGCGTG GTACTGCCCCAAGTGCAAGCAGCACCGTGAGGCCTCCAAGCAGCTGATGCTGTGGCGGCTACCCAACGTCCTCATTATCCAGCTCAAGCGCTTCTCCTTCCGCAGCTTTATTTGGAGGGACAAGATCAACGACATGGTGGACTTCCCTGTCCG GAGCCTGGACCTGAGCAAGTTCTGCATTGGCCggaagggagagcagcagctgcccatGTATGACCTATATGCTGTGATCAACCATTACGGAGGCATGATTGGGGGACACTACACGGCGTACGCCCGCCTGCCCAACGACAAGAACAGCCAGCGCAGTGACGTGG GCTGGCGGCTCTTTGACGACAGCACAGTCACCACCGTGGATGAGAGCCAGGTGGTAACCAGATACGCGTATGTCCTCTTCTACCGCCGGCGGAACTCTCCTGTGGAGAGACCCCTGCCAGGGCACCCCCCAGACCACCGAACCGAGCGCACCCCCTCTGCGGaagctgctgccagccag GGATTGCCCCCGGTGCCGTTCGGATCTGGCCTGGCCCCCGAAGGAGCCCCGGCGCTGGCTGCGGAAGGCCTCCCCGAGCGCTTCACCAGCCCAACCGAGCGCCCGGCCCCCTCCTACAGCAGCATGGAAGAAGTCGACTAG
- the USP19 gene encoding ubiquitin carboxyl-terminal hydrolase 19 isoform X8 yields the protein MSSSTNAPGQRRVSRGLDDATNKKKQKDRANQESKEVSRPELEQAETAQEKDSEEELLLDWKQNADEIIVKLNLGSGALKVEDVDAAFTDTDCVVKLPDGRQWSCQFYEEIESSCSKVQCKKGNFLQLVLQKKIPLHTWSSLLKRRKDGSKELAKGTTCWENGKEKAASAELAPEEPRAEGAEPPRSRREPSNPKRAPGRSEALGGKSPASPGTQSGPSAKRAVYLKVAPTEEEPNARVTGSVEPSKGHSGRAGSRRNGRASQVDAPTALADLAPPLEKAVVLAKESVPVEMPPLAATTEVFPHRVATCVEKRVLQPGSPAEALRGRDCTPVLGESSKTVPAATPPPSRDGEKRDWSKDDVALEAAADEPEPFVSLTFVKNDSYEKGNDLVVVHVYVKEIHKETSKVLFREQDFTLVFQTSDTNFLRLHPGCGPHTVFRWQVKLRNLIEPDQCTYNFTMSRIDVCLKKRQSQRWGGLEAPATRVGGAKVAMPTGPTPLDKNPPGSNQHPLSSKEEARASDKEKPRVEDGGLDGVAARTAPEHVAVKQEPHIPSPKPTCMVPPMTHSPVSTESVEDDEDEDEKKKVCLPGFTGLVNLGNTCFMNSVIQSLSNTRELRDYFHDRSFESEINYNNPLGTGGRLAIGFAMLLRALWKGTHHAFQPSKLKAVVASKASQFTGYAQHDAQEFMAFLLDGLHEDLNRIQNKPYTETVDSDGRPDEVVAEEAWQRHKMRNDSFIVDLFQGQYKSKLVCPVCSKVSITFDPFLYLPVPLPQKQKVLTVYYFAKEPHKKPIKFLVSISKENSSAMEVLDSVAHSVRVKPENLRLAEVIKNRFHRMFLPSNSLDTVSPTDLLLCFEVLSPELAKERVVELQVQQRPQVPSGPVAKCAACQKKQLPEDEKLRRCTRCYRVGYCNVACQKTHWPDHKALCRPENIGFPFLISVPESRLTYARLAQLLEGYARYSVSVFQPPFQLGRMSPDQGLQPLLPDKLDPLAKSSCAAATSAPELGDVDRATSLLQEPPLSPAVPELHLELGDTGTVRSKVLAARSSLLSLDSGFSEHMESQGDSCCEKEPSYERALKPEAAIPGYQHTPDSLSARATQFYINKIDAANREHKLEDKGDTPLELTDDCSLALVWKNNERLKEFVLVESKELECVEDPGSASEAARAGHFTLEQCLNLFTKPEVLAPEEAWYCPKCKQHREASKQLMLWRLPNVLIIQLKRFSFRSFIWRDKINDMVDFPVRSLDLSKFCIGRKGEQQLPMYDLYAVINHYGGMIGGHYTAYARLPNDKNSQRSDVGWRLFDDSTVTTVDESQVVTRYAYVLFYRRRNSPVERPLPGHPPDHRTERTPSAEAAASQGLPPVPFGSGLAPEGAPALAAEGLPERFTSPTERPAPSYSSMEEVD from the exons AGTTCTATGAGGAAATTGAGAGCTCCTGCAGCAAGGTCCAGTGCAAGAAGGGCAACTTTCTACAGCTTGTGCTTCAGAAGAAGATCCCACTCCATACCTGGTCTTCGCTTCTG aagagaaggaaagacgGATCCAAAGAGCTGGCCAAAGGGACCACATGCTGGGAGAATGGGAAGGAGAAggctgcttctgcagagctggccCCTGAAGAGCCAAGGGCTGAAGGTGCAGAACCGCCAAGGTCCCGCCGGGAGCCCTCCAACCCCAAGCGCGCTCCAGGAAGAAGTGAGGCTCTGGGAGGGAAAAGCCCAgccagcccagggacacagagcggcCCCAGCGCCAAGCGGGCAGTATACCTCAAAGTGGCTCCCACTGAAGAGGAGCCAAATGCCAGAGTCACTGGGAGCGTGGAGCCCAGCAAAGGGCACAGCGGGagggcaggcagccgccgcAATGGCAGAGCCAGCCAGGTTGATGCGCCCACAGCCCTCGCAGACCTCGCACCGCCACTGGAGAAG GCTGTGGTTTTGGCCAAGGAAAGTGTTCCTGTGGAGATGCCACCTCTCGCAGCTACCACAGAGGTGTTCCCCCACCGTGTTGCCACCTGTGTGGAGAAGAGGGtcctgcagccaggcagccctgctgaggCCTTGCGGGGCCGGGACTGCACACCTGTCCTGGGAGAGAGCTCTAAGACTGTCCCAGCAGCCACCCCTCCCCCGAGCAGAGACGGTGAGAAGAGGGACTGGTCCAAGGATGATGTGGCTCTGGAAGCAGCGGCTGATG AGCCAGAGCCTTTTGTGAGCCTGACCTTTGTCAAGAATGACTCATACGAGAAGGGCAATGACCTGGTGGTAGTGCACGTCTACGTGAAGGAGATCCACAAGGAGACGTCCAAGGTGTTATTCCGGGAGCAAGACTTCACCCTGGTGTTCCAGACAAG TGACACAAACTTCCTTCGCCTCCATCCTGGCTGTGGGCCCCACACAGTGTTCCGGTGGCAGGTGAAGCTCAG GAACCTTATTGAGCCAGACCAGTGCACGTACAACTTCACGATGTCTCGCATTGATGTCTGCCTGAAGAAACGCCAGAGCCagcgctggggggggctggaaGCTCCAGCCACACGAG TGGGTGGTGCAAAGGTTGCCATGCCTACAGGCCCTACCCCTCTGGACAAGAACCCCCCGGGCAGTAACCAGCACCCCCTGTCCAGCAAGGAGGAGGCCCGAGCCAGTGACAAAGAGAAGCCGCGTGTGGAAGATGGCGGACTGGATGGCGTGGCAGCCCGTACAGCCCCAGAGCATGTGGCAGTGAAGCAAGAGCCGCACATCCCCTCG CCCAAACCAACGTGCATGGTGCCACCAATGACACACAGCCCTGTGAGCACCGAGAGCGTGGAGGATGATGAGGATGAGGACGAGAAGAAGAAGGTCTGCCTGCCTGGCTTCACGGGGCTGGTGAACCTGGGCAACACCTGCTTCATGAACAGCGTCATCCAGTCCCTGTCTAACACCCGGGAACTGCGCGACTACTTCCATG ATCGGTCCTTTGAGTCTGAAATCAACTACAACAACCCGCTGGGGACGGGGGGACGCCTGGCCATTGGCTTTGCCATGCTGCTGCGAGCGCTGTGGAAGGGCACGCAccatgccttccagccctctAAACTGAAG GCAGTCGTGGCCAGCAAGGCCAGCCAGTTCACTGGCTATGCCCAGCACGATGCTCAGGAGTTCATGGCCTTCCTGCTCGATGGCCTGCATGAAGACCTCAACCGCATCCAGAACAAGCCCTACACAGAGACTGTTGACTCGGATGGGAGGCCTGACGAG GTGGTAGCTGAGGAGGCCTGGCAGCGACACAAGATGAGGAATGACTCTTTCATTGTGGACCTCTTCCAGGGCCAGTACAAATCCAAGCTGGTGTGCCCAGTGTGTTCCAAG GTGTCCATCACCTTTGACCCCTTCCTGTACCTCCCCGTGCCCCTCCCGCAGAAGCAGAAGGTGCTGACCGTCTACTACTTTGCAAAGGAACCGCACAAGAAACCCATCAAG TTCCTCGTGAGTATCAGCAAGGAGAACTCCAGTGCCATGGAGGTACTTGACTCAGTGGCCCACAGCGTGCGCGTGAAACCAGAGAACCTGCGCCTGGCAGAG GTGATCAAGAATCGCTTCCACCGCATGTTCCTGCCATCCAACTCGCTGGACACAGTCTCCCCcacagacctgctgctctgcttcGAGGTGCTGTCCCCAGAGCTGGCCAAGGAGCGGGTGGTCGAGCTGCAGGTCCAGCAG CGTCCACAGGTGCCCAGTGGCCCCGTCGCCAAGTGTGCGGCCTGCCAGAAGAAGCAGCTGCCAGAGGATGAGAAGCTCAGGCGCTGCACGAGGTGCTATCGAGTCGGTTACTGCAACGT GGCATGTCAGAAAACACACTGGCCAGACCACAAGGCTTTGTGCCGCCCCGAGAACATCGGTTTCCCCTTCCTCATCAGTGTGCCAGAGTCCCGCCTCACCTATGCCCGCCTGGCCCAACTGCTGGAGGGCTACGCAAG GTACTCAGTCAGCGTGTTCCAGCCTCCATTCCAGCTGGGCCGGATGTCACCAGaccaggggctgcagcctctgctcccaGACAAGCTGGACCCCCTGGccaaaagcagctgtgcagcagcCACCTCTGCCCCTGAGCTGGGGGACGTGGATAGGGCTACCAGCCTCCTGCAGGAGCCCCCGCTCTCGCCAGCTGTGCCTGAGCTGCACCTGGAGCTGGGGGACACTGGCACTGTCCGGAGCAAGGTCCTGGCAGCTAGGAGTTCCCTGTTGAGCTTGGATTCGGGCTTCTCTGAGCACATGGAGTCGCAGGGCGACAGCTGTTGTGAGAAGGAGCCATCCTATGAGAGAGCACTCAAGCCAGAAG CTGCCATCCCTGGGTACCAGCACACTCCAGACTCACTGAGCGCCCGTGCCACGCAGTTTTACATCAACAAGATCGATGCTGCCAACCGAGAGCACAAGCTGGAAGATAAAG GTGACACCCCCCTGGAGCTGACAGATGACTGCTCCCTTGCCCTGGTGTGGAAGAACAATGAACGCCTCAAGGAATTTGTGTTGGTGGAGTCCAAGGAGCTGGAGTGCGTGGAGGACCCAGGCTCGGCCAGTGAAGCAGCCCGGGCTGGCCACTTCACCCTGGAGCAGTGCCTCAATCTCTTCACCAAGCCCGAAGTCCTGGCCCCGGAAGAAGCGTG GTACTGCCCCAAGTGCAAGCAGCACCGTGAGGCCTCCAAGCAGCTGATGCTGTGGCGGCTACCCAACGTCCTCATTATCCAGCTCAAGCGCTTCTCCTTCCGCAGCTTTATTTGGAGGGACAAGATCAACGACATGGTGGACTTCCCTGTCCG GAGCCTGGACCTGAGCAAGTTCTGCATTGGCCggaagggagagcagcagctgcccatGTATGACCTATATGCTGTGATCAACCATTACGGAGGCATGATTGGGGGACACTACACGGCGTACGCCCGCCTGCCCAACGACAAGAACAGCCAGCGCAGTGACGTGG GCTGGCGGCTCTTTGACGACAGCACAGTCACCACCGTGGATGAGAGCCAGGTGGTAACCAGATACGCGTATGTCCTCTTCTACCGCCGGCGGAACTCTCCTGTGGAGAGACCCCTGCCAGGGCACCCCCCAGACCACCGAACCGAGCGCACCCCCTCTGCGGaagctgctgccagccag GGATTGCCCCCGGTGCCGTTCGGATCTGGCCTGGCCCCCGAAGGAGCCCCGGCGCTGGCTGCGGAAGGCCTCCCCGAGCGCTTCACCAGCCCAACCGAGCGCCCGGCCCCCTCCTACAGCAGCATGGAAGAAGTCGACTAG